The window ATTCATGTTTTCGTATATAATTTACTTTACAGACGTGTTACCGAGTCTTTTATGCGTCAACTTACGAGTCTTGGGAGCGGAGCTTCTTAACCTCCTTGCGGACGATTTTAGCGTTCTCTTCGAGGCACGTCAACAGGACGCGACTTCTGCTGCgtaaattgtcaattttcacACCGAAGGAAGATGCCATAAACTAATGGCGTACGATTTTTTCCAGTAAATGTCAgcgaatttttgacatttccaCGGTATATGGACATAGATTTGACGCGCGTCGCGGTTGTAAACAAAAAAGCGTCGCACAGTATGGCCACAACagtggaatgaaattttattttgtttgagttaagtttttgttttatttattttctctttacaattttttacgcgCGCGCGGAAGTTCTGAAAAGTTGTTTCATATTCGCCTGTGCGAAATAAGGACGTCGTTGGGAAGCGAACAAAAATTTCGCCAATTCGTATCTgatattcattcaattttacaaatctAACGCTTCCGTTTTACGGGCCGCTTCTATGCCGAAGCGGCTCGACTAGACGCTCAATTGATTGATCGAACACATGTGTGTAAAATGGTGTTGAGCGCGGCGGCCATGTTTTTACAGAGACGCCGTGTCGCTGTCGGCAAACAACACTGAAAACCAACCACGAATCTGAACCGAACCGAACGAACGACACGCGAGACGCGAGCcgtgcatttttctttttaacgatgcctcgaataaaatttagtttaatttaattaatcggCGTGAATATTCGGCGAGCCTAACGGCGTCCAGGGTGGATAACGGAGGATTGAACatgtttaataaataaatatgtgatAATTGTACATAGGGGATAACGTGAAAGTGATGTGATTTCGAATAGCAGCGTCCAGTGCGCGTATAGTTTTGTATTTTAGGTTATAAAACCCCCAACGCTAGCCGACGGCGTTATTTCGTCGGGATCTTTTATTCTCACACGATTGTGATAAACCAAGCTGTCGTTTTGTGCTCCTACTCGTGTctacttttctcttttcttttttattttacgtttttCTCGATCATCGACGTTTCTAACCAACTATGAATTATAccgatgataataatacgcAGGGCTCTCTCCCACAATTTTCCGAAATCACGTCCCGGTCGAATGTCGTATCTAATTCAACTTATTCAAATTCTCCTACTGCTGTTGCTGCCGATGCTGATCCTGGAAACTTGCAACGAACCCAGGCTTCCGTTTACACTAATCCTTCTGCGGCACTCCATTCAGGAAAACAGCAGTTACTTACTGCACAGGTTAGAGATCAATTGTATTTGATTTACAAACAACCCCGCCACGGCTCTTAGTCTCGCAAACCCTTGGGGTAGACTGAAGCCGATTTCAATCTCGATACACACTCTTAATCGTCACTACGTCTACCTGCTGTAAATATTTCGGTCCGGTTGTTCTCACCGTTTATTCAGAAATCACTCTTTCTGCCACATTGAATTTGCTCTGCTCGTCAGTGCGATTTTTGACGCTAGCCAGCGATGGGTATTCTCATATTGTTACGTCCTATGAAATCTATGAATGTCTGgaagatgatgaaaattaacaGTAACTGTGGAATCGAACGCAAGATATATGAGAATCAGTGTAGACTCGTTAGTTGATATTTACTTGAATTGAGCTATCACCGATGTATAAGTACATTGCACCTgaacgaaataaatttgtcACAGTTCGAGatgtgtggaaaaattttcataaaattttttataaagaaGTTTGTGTCAAGTTTGTCTTGTTTCTGTCAACTCATTTATCTTTCAGATTAATCAGCCAGGAAAATATCCTGGAACAATACTCGCATGGCCAGATCATAATACCCTGATGCAACTCTGTGAGAAGCAGGGTATGCAGGCGTTAAACATTCCAAATTATACACAGAATACTGCCACCATTCTCAGCGTTCAGCCCAACAGTCTGCCGGTACGGATAATACCCAATATGTATTTTCCTACCACGTCGGAAGCCGAGTCAGTCTCTTTAAAGCACGAAGATGGTACGGAGGTGGAGAATCCAAGCATGGTAAATAATAGCTAGGATACTGCTTaatcttcttttatttttttgctaaaaaattatttcactcatttttcgtttctctttgaATTCCATAGGAGTCGCAGATACAGCTGCAGCAACAGAGTTTGGCAATGGCTGAGTACCTTCAAAAACTACAAGCGACGACGTTGCCGCTGACCTTGCAGCAGTTAATAAAATTACAGTCGGAACAAACGCAAATCAAGAAAGAACAATCAGAAGTACAAAAGAGTATGGAACAGTCgcaaaatatattaaacattCCTAACGTTCCTGTTTTACGCAATGGCCAATTACAAAGCAACGGTAATCCGTATGTTGGCTCTGAGAATATGACTATGATAACAATAAATCCTCAGGACTTGAACGTCCACATGGAGGGACATGATAATGATAACAGTATGCAACCAATAAAGGTTGAACAACAGATACAAACCGAATCGCCTAAgactgaaaagaaaatgaaattcaggGCTAAAACTGGTGAGATTAAAGTCACCATTGCCCTCGATGGATCCACTCTATTTTGCTGTCCTGAGTGCAGCTTGGCTTTTCCTGATAAAAGTGATATTGAACAACATATCCAAAATCACATACAGGTAAGGCTAAAATGCGGTAGCAATCTTGTTGAAACTTACCTGAAACGTGTCAAAAATATTAGAATCGAGCAATGAAAAGTTGTAAAGAGACTTGTTAAATTTCACACAGCATGGCAAACTGCAACCAATATTTtagttattcaaaaataatgtattttcAGGAACGTAAATACCAGTGCAAAGAATGCGGAGCGATGCTGAAACGGAAGGAACATCTGGATCAGCACATGAGAGGTCACTCGGATGAAAGACCGTTCAAATGTCCGGTCTGTATGAAAGCCTTTAAACGAAACGAACATCGTACTAGGCACTACGTCATTCATTCGGGTGATAAAAACTTTACGTGTAACGTGTGTCATAAAGCATTTTCAAGGAAGGATCACTTGAATAAACATACACAAACTCATTTGGGAGCTAAGCGAACTAAATCGAAGAAGGAATCGGGGTTCGTTGACTCCAAGGAAACGCTTGAAAAAATAGCAAATATTACCCCCAAACAGGAAGGAAACTTTGTGCAAAAAGACAATtctaattttataaaacaagaTAACCATTTTGTTCAACATATACAAAACCTGCAGAAAGATCCAAACTTGATACAAACGTTTTCCGCATTTAAAGAACAGGCGTTAAAAGAGGGAGCTTTAATACAGCAACTGGCTGTGAATATGAACGAAATCTTGCCACAGAATACGAGATATTTAATGCCATCATAGTTTTAGGTAATATAAAAGATGAAACAGCAGTAGTTTCTTTTTAGGAGctaggaaataaaaaaaaaaaatgaaaagaggtgattaattgtaatattgaatttcaaacagcaATAATTTGCTAGCAATAATGTTATTGCTCAGGTCGGCTAATCCCGGGATAATCTTTGACTGAGGTGCGCGAGCATAACTTGTTTTTATTGGATCTGGTTTGCGTCATGAGCAGGTAAATACTGtactattatattatacaaaccTTGAGTTTGTAATGAATGCAAATTTGATCAAACCTGATCCGACAGTGCATAGTTTTATTCTTCGATAGATCGCGTGCTTCCGTCACGTTATTCCGACTTGACGGCTAACTCGCGAATCAAGTGAGGTAATCTTAATAATATATCATAGCTGTTAATATCGACGGTTGATGTGAAGAATTGGAGTAACTATGGACTGGCCAATGTCCATAGATCACAAGACAGTGACCTATAGTTGTTAGACTAGCTTTAAACAAGATAATTTGAAAGGATCTAGTCTACaatcacaataataattgagtaatgataatttttaatcgatgATTGAGCCAGTAAAGTTTTGATCTGCTTTTATTTATAGGCATTTtcgggattttttttattttttttttttgtccgagGGATCAGCTGATAATCGGTAACTCACTTAACtatgtaattaataatatattttattatttttaatattgtcaTAAAGTTAACAAAAATTCGTAGTACCTTATTGCATACGTTGACGAGTGTTTTATCGTTATTTAAATTCACCACGTCAGTGTCTGATTAACTCAATAGATTGTACAAACATGGTTATGCCGTAGctggtctttttttttttttttttttgttttctcccaCCCATAATGTAATCGGACGATGTTCCCACCAgtgaataattatacaaataatcataataacgATAGTTAATTTATCTAAATCTAGCGGTTTTCCTTGCGTCTTGATAATTTTATGACGATATAACGTATAATGTACATCTCATAATACTGCATAATGATAGAGCCAAAGATCTTACATATTGATGTCAGTATTTGactgtaatttttattgactGTGAATCGatcgattcaattttaaaaactttttcgagATTGACTAGactatataattttttaaaccatCATTTAGACAGTGATGATGTATTTTAcgatgtaggtataatacattTTACTCAACAAAACTcttgttatatgtataatattgataCTGATTGCCAAAAATcacatacacatatgtattTTTCTGATCGAGatattttggaataaaaagaaacctAGTGAAAGGTTGTCGTTTCATTAATAGTAAAAATCAACGATTACTCGATGAAGCCCCAATTCTATTTACCAATCCGTTAGTACGCCGCAAAGACGATAAGTCAAACGCTTTTCGAAATACTCCCTAAATTCAACAGACAATATTCTTTATTGCACGAATAGGGTAAGTATACcgcatatttattatttatacaaataGCAATAGTTTCTTACAACTACAATATTGTATTACTTATCGTTATTCGATCCATCGCAGAGTTCGCATCCGTGGAGTCTGATGACGGATAAAAAATCGACTTCCCTTACATCCTGTTTTTTCTCATCCCTCTACGGCTTTACGGCCTGAGCCACCCTGGTGTAAGCTCCGTAAGTTAAGTTGAGGAGACTCCCGAGCCATTCCAACAAATGTCGTCCAAGAGCCGCGGGCAATTGGAGTGTAGTCGGCGTCGTTGTTTCGACGACGCTATCGTCGTCCGAATTCTCCTGTAGTTCTAATCCGTCGACGGTTTTCGGCGCCTCGATTCCGTCGACCCAGTCGTCAGTCTccgatttttttacagtttccGGGGCGGCAGATCCCttcgatatttcattttccttctTGCTTTCCGTATCGAAGGATCGCCCTAAGGTGAAATCGGATTCCTTATTGCCACTCGAAGCGGTTGGCAGAGGGCTGATCACGTTCGCCCAGATCAATTTCAACGCTTCGACGTCTGGGTTCGGCTCGTcgtttgacaaaattttctcaacgttACTCGTGTCCTCGGCTCGGTTGAAAACGAAATTATAACCAGCTTGTAACTTGGCAAGCAATTTGTCGAGCGGTTTTATGTCGCTTGTTCTCTCGTGAAACGCTGCCAATTCTTTAACCGGGAATAGCTTCGTTATTTGCGGTTTACCCTGCACTTCTAttagaaaaatctgaaatccACATATAATTGTCGTTAACTGCATTTCCACGATTAATCGACAAATCTCAAACgcattttaattaaaatcaacACGCTACTCCGCTGCAATATCTTTTACCACATTTACGTAgctctttatttttcggaatatatcggaatattataattctcgAGTAGTTTCGGTCGAGTAAATGTAATTCCGTATGTGGTATATCAGCCAAGTAACAACAGTATACTCTGTTTTCGTTGTATCCCAACTTGAGAGTGCCCGTGCTGATCCTTGTAATACATCACGCGTATTTCTCGTACTATCCTCGTATTGTGTACGTAGGTACAATTTCTTAACCCTACGGATAGTGGAGTAGTAGGTGGGACAATTTATAGGGATGGAAAAGTTCAAGAGAAAATCATAGCACTCGACGGTGTTATTCGGAACATGGCCGGGGCGAGAATGTGATAATTCATCGGGAATTAGCCGGAGCGGCGCAAGGAGCACAGTATAAATCGAGCGAGTCGGCAATCGATatgcgaaaaatttcacatttgaataaatttttttttttcatgtatgaCTAAAATTCGTATAGCAACATGTGCGCACCTATGCAATTAGGAAATCGCGAAGAGGACCGCCGATGAAAGAGGACGGCTTCGAGGACGTTAGATTATTAAGATCTAATTATATTAACCAACATAATCAAAAGTTCGCTGAATTTCACTTGGGCCTTGTCGTGCTTGATTAGTAACAACTTGATTTGTCTCTGCACGATGTTGCGGAAAAATGAGTAGGCGTTGAAGCTGAATGGATATTTGACCTTTGACGACAGTTTCGTCTAACAAAGAATCACTCAAACTACCTGAGTAGGTAAATGAGTTTAGATCGCGGATGATTTATAAGAAATATAGGATCTACAAGTGCAAGTGCTAAATCAACAAAATGCGCATGGCGtatctttttaaaaaataaaatctaatataaatgtatttcATCAAATGTATGgcaaaaaatgtcgaaattacGGTTTAACGAATTCGTTTTCAGTACGTGAATTTTTCCActgtaattttaatattttatctaGTAGATGACCAAAATTTTCTGCAGTGTagctgtacatttttttttatatcatatatCGTTCATTAAAATTGTTCGGTGTGAATCTGTGTCAGTGAAAATACCGTGAAATTCTATAGGTAATTCATTGGCATCGGTCCACAAATGATGAATTATTCGATAACTGCCAACGAATAATGTGAGTACATAAAACTGCGTAGAACTTCTTCAAGTGTATTAAAATCACATATAGTGTACAGCCATAATTATACACGAGAGACCTTCACACTTATGtaaattttaaagaattttatgCCAAATATGCACCTGATAccaaaacttgaaaaattccatACGCGTGAAATTATACGAAAGTTTCGAAAAGATAAGTATTATACTTTTCGTATTGAATTCAGAAgatatttctaaaaaatttcttacggTGATTCAACAAGCACgggagaatttaaaaaattgttaaacaaatattttccgcGCACGAAGAAGGTGTCGAGTATACTTACCTTTCTtgacattaaaaaaaacttaagaATTTGAAACACTTACGCAGAGAACACAGTATCCGATTAAAATCTTCATGGTAATAATGTTTCAGAGCTTATTCAGCGGCACGTGTGGCGAAAATggtaaattttgtataaaaacacTGCAGCTGGacgatgaaatattatttcaattacaagGTAGGTGCTTTGGGTTGAAATAAAGACACCTCGAAGCGGTAATCGAATTTATACCACTGCGCAATGCAATGGGgtcggaaagaaaaaatcgtgagTAAAACAGTAACCGAATCTTGTTGTATTATGTCTTTGCCGCCTACGCCCCTGTCCTTAGACAAAATAGTCGGATCAGAATTACTCAATACATTTGCAGCCGAGGCACGTAATTTGTACGTACAGTCGTCGCCTTCCAAACCGCGTTACTCAaactacaaataataattatctttTCTGTTTGGTGTTATACTGGGTCAGGGACCcgtagaaaatttcatttcaattatcgaaaatcaatcaaattcAACCCTGCGACATGTCGTAATTATTTTGTCACGTCGTCGTTCAGGcggttttcaaaaatcaatacTTCTGTTAATAATACAATgactaaataaaaataacgcaGTTTCGAATTATTAAACTCGATTTAAACATAATGATTAATACTTGAATGACCGTCTTAACATTTTTATGCAACTTATTTGCAGGGGCTTGCTATAAGCTGGTTGGAAACCATGAATGCACACGTATCGTGATTGATAATTCAAGGCCCGTTGCAGTGACGAGAATGGAAGTGAGTAACGCGTGATCTGTTTCGCTGCAGGGAGACtagaatttaagaaaaaaaagacaaagtaaaaaaaagaataaaggaaaaaaagtaatgatGATTCAAGCAAATATTGTATATGAATGTGACGCAGGCCGACAAACAATTgaactattatttttatttttttttacaatttctttcaaatgcGCCGCGACACGAAAGTGAGTAAGAGTTTCCGAAGAATTTCGGCCATTGAAAATCGAACGCGAACGTTTGTATACAGCAGGAAGACAGGATGTTGCGATGCGTGTAATGGCCAGCATGGCTACTGACACGGTCGTGTTAAAACCcatttattatcataattaaCTTGTTAATATTCACGGTAGGCAGCCCGTGTCAGCGAATATTGGCATGACAAACTACGAGCTTCATTTTAATTACGGGCACGACGACGGAGCGAACTTCTGATTGACATTTGCCGTTGCGGATGAGGAACGAGGGAGGTTCGCATATCTGGTCTCCAACGCTATGtgcaaaaatgtataatcCATGCACGTTTATTTGCGAAGACGGTATCAACCCTGGCACACGGTTACGACGCGGCCAACAGCAGGAGGTATCGATTCGTTAACGGCTCTGACAATTAGCCCCCAGCAAATAAACGCGTGATTCCCGAAAGCTCGAACATCGCTGCAGAAACTGATTTGGATTAATGTAAATCCCCTTCGTATTTGACAGCCTGTAAATGAATGCAGATTGCAGCACGAATTCTCAGCGGGATTTCATCACCCACGGGCTTCTGTAGAAGGTACGAACCCTTGTTTTGTTCGGTGTGAATTCAGGGGGTTGGTTCTTAGATTTACAGCTTTGTAGGTAAGAACCTTTTGCGCGTAGTGCATGTAAACTTTTCTGCCTCGGGGAGGCACTTACACAGCTTTCGAACTtcggaaaagttttcaacgaGCAATTGAAGTTTGACAAATGGAGAACACTCGAACTTAGTCGGTTATAAATGAATACAGGGTATCGGCTATCCTTAAATATCTTTCACGCAGTTTATTGATTACCGACGAGTTATAGATATAAACATGTTCCGGTTGTAAGTGGATTGTTGGTTGGATTTGAATAACTACTAGGATATCACTAGATTTAAGTTATCGGAAACGTTGATGCGGAAATCACGGTTCTGCAATTTCAGAACGACTTTAAAAGGGTTGAGTTACCGtaaaatcgataaattttactttatcaCATGATAGACAACATGATCGCAATATCTTATGATTGCTTACATTTTATAGAGTGAATTCGAGAgattacttgaaaaataaatgttaccACGGTTACGTGACTTCCAAGATTTCTTATGATTTCTTAAACTCAGAAAGAGAtttctataataataaatgatttaTCACATCTGTAACAATGATTACTGACGGATACTTTCATTTTAATATTACTGATTTCGGTCTGATTTCGAAGATTGCGAAATTATGTCGAACGATATTGAGACGATGATTACTTGAGTGGAAGCAAAAGTATAATGATCTCACGCTACATTTAAAGGTGAGGTAAACGATTTTCGACATCTAGTTACTCcagcgaaaattttctctctcccactaaacccaatttttttaattataacatTATTTATTGAGCCTATACAGGGTATGGTCGAGACACAGCTTCTTGTTCCACAGTCTTGCGTGCATGCGTGCTGCAGTTATACAATATAAAAGTGactaaatattacaaaataaaggGTACAACGAAACAGTAAATCACAATATAGCGCTGCGAAGGTGGCCCATTGAGATCGAACCAGGGTGGCgacaatttttctcgaataaGATTCTCCGATTTTTCCTGTCAAAAAATGCAGCATTCCGTGACCATTTGTCACGAAAGTTAGGTAATGTTGGACGGCTTTCATAACCAAGAGCTTCAGAAGTTGCGCACTtcgaatatataaatttgtatCCAAAAAACAAATAGTATATATTGCGTCGTTACACACAACTAATTAGAAATTGATCAATACTATTTCCGAAAGTTTGCTGAAAACTTGACTGAATTTACGAAGCATGGCTGAAGTCTGAAAAcgattcataaaaaaaagtatgtttattcccgactcaatCATAAAGTTAACTTTTTTGACCTCAAAAGCGGGACGAAAGCAGCATATTTTGCCGCAAATCCAAATCAGCGGTAAATACGAGCCCAATTTAAAAgtcccaattttcaaataaatattgcggCCAGAgttgagtcgggaataaagtcgtatatatatatatatgtaacacaGGAATTAAGACTTGACCCTATTCCCTTGTTAAACAATGTactacactgagaaaagtttcatttgttacagtaactagaaatattcagtaaaacaagtatcgttaaaaaaaactgttcgaatatcgttggcattacgaaaaacgaggcacgcataaccattttgcgctattgtcgatccttttttaataattgcagaggaaaatcagtttgttcggtctACCATATTtctttagttaaataaggctttaacatcaatttattcttgcacaagtattaaattttcgcacagttacaagaaaatatagtgacagtgatcgcgatgagaaagaatagtaacggataacagactttccggtagcggctagaaaactaattttcattttttacctacaactatatttttcgattgcggtaataaatgaaaatagttaaggactgagccgtaaccggaactgaaaatttctctcagtgtatttTCCCTATGGCCCGTCTTAATTCTCTGACTTCTTCCGACACACCAAATTCCTCGACTattcccggttttcccggtCTGCCGCCATCCTGTCGAATGATCGGTTCATCAGAACACGAAGCGCATCGGCAAGACCTTGTTTCTTAGATCGGTGCTCAGCCTGCTGCCCGGGTCCTTCAGAACGGCGATAATCTGCTTCGTTTTGGTCATAGAATCGTACCTCGACAACTCGTTAGCCGCCATGGCTTTCTCGAGAAATTGCCTGAGCTGAACCCCGGCTTCGCCGCCCGAGGATTCCTGCAAGAACTTTAGGACCTTGTCCGAGTATCCGGCGTACTTCGAGTATCCCTGCCTCCTTGCGTCCTTGCTCAGGACGTCGTAAAGCTCGCTCAGCTGGAGAAGGGACGGGCTGGTGGTCGCGTTTCCAGCCCTCAGGAAGGCGACCAAACTCGGATTCGGCACCTGGTCGACTCTCTCGCCGAGGAGCGTGAACCTgacgaaagaataaaattgaaaaaaaggaacaaacgAACCGTTTAATCGTTGTTCGAAGAAcaagttttacaaattttatagcGATCATATCGTTATACGTTGTATTTACGAGGCCTTGACGAAATTTTCCATCCGATCGAAGTTGGCTAAAAATTGTGCTGTAAAATCATCATTAGCCTTGATCCAATGACGGAATCGAGGAAGTATTAATTGCTGTTTATAGATTCAACGATGAGGCAATGGAAAATGCGTCGACTAGCCGTGAACAGACTTGATCAAGTAAACAGAGGGATTTTCATGACTATAAGGGATAATTAATACGTAATAGCATTGAAAGTTCATTTCGACCTCAGATCTCAGATATTTTTCGTCCGCAATTATCACGCGCGATGTATTATGTTACGATAGATAATgaggtgtaaaaattttcttcgagTTAACCGCGCGATTCGCCGTGCACGgttattttacaaattgtaaAACAGAAATTTAACGAAACGACGACATGCGGTGTAATTAGAGCGGTAGCTTTCGCAACTGAATGTCATTTCACGGGATTCGGTGGTGGTAATGACTCCAGTTggattttaataaaactaGGTCACGTTGCGACGAATTGAAACGCGATTCACGGAATAAACCGGCCTGTTATCGGCTAATAACAGCCCGCGGTGCAGGAATAATTGGAAGCTGAAACGAGATAACGAGTAAAAGGGAAAATTTCTGTAATAGATTCACAATTCGGAACTACCAGCACGCTCAGCTAGTAATTGATAGGGACGAGGTAAGTAATCGCAAATACCTCGAGGCGGTTGTACGGTTAATACCGTGCCAAGTGACTCACGTTGATAAATAACTTGATAACTCATTCGTATCCGCAGGTTTCCTTAGCGATTAACGATCCTGCGGAAAAGTATACAGCTGTAGTATTCACGCGGGAGGATCACGTCAGCCATGATAAACAGTGAAAACGGGGCATTGTAACGTATACCTTATTATACCCGAGTAGAATACTGGCTCATCGTCGGTGATATTATTCAGTCAAATATCCCGAGGCtcattcaattattaattCGAAGAAATGAAGCGTATTCCAGAGTCGGGTGTAATTTTAACGgacgataaaaattcttcctCCTAAATAAACACGCTTGTTTTTTAACGCTGGTTTGTACGAGCGAGATTCTCGAAATGGAAATGTTAACCGGTTAATATTAAGCAGAAGTTTATAAAGCGCAATTAACGAGGTTGATGAACCAAAACGCGATACTTCGTGTTTAATTTATTATGAGATAGTGAACCGTTGGGTATTTATCGAATTGTTTATTCGTCAGCTGCGAAGATCTTTTATAAAATGcagaattcgaaaatattcgaattatAAACAAAGGCCTCGGACATTGATGTTTCGTTTAAAATCGTTtagaaatggttgaaaatttaatggaTTTGTTCGGTGTCACTTTGCGATGgctcgttttattcaaaagactATTCTCTGCAAAGTCGCTTgaatagattttctttgttttatcaaatttgGAGATAACAGTCTTCGGAATAAAACAAGTTATAGTAAAATGAAATCGAACTGCTCTACtaattttataacgatttcGAAGCGATTTCAGAGCAGGCATCGACATCCAACCCTTTTTCTACATCTCCAGTGTTAtccaattttgaattttcaaagcgATCTGATTTCGC is drawn from Neodiprion fabricii isolate iyNeoFabr1 chromosome 3, iyNeoFabr1.1, whole genome shotgun sequence and contains these coding sequences:
- the LOC124177725 gene encoding zinc finger protein 880-like, with translation MNYTDDNNTQGSLPQFSEITSRSNVVSNSTYSNSPTAVAADADPGNLQRTQASVYTNPSAALHSGKQQLLTAQINQPGKYPGTILAWPDHNTLMQLCEKQGMQALNIPNYTQNTATILSVQPNSLPVRIIPNMYFPTTSEAESVSLKHEDGTEVENPSMESQIQLQQQSLAMAEYLQKLQATTLPLTLQQLIKLQSEQTQIKKEQSEVQKSMEQSQNILNIPNVPVLRNGQLQSNGNPYVGSENMTMITINPQDLNVHMEGHDNDNSMQPIKVEQQIQTESPKTEKKMKFRAKTGEIKVTIALDGSTLFCCPECSLAFPDKSDIEQHIQNHIQERKYQCKECGAMLKRKEHLDQHMRGHSDERPFKCPVCMKAFKRNEHRTRHYVIHSGDKNFTCNVCHKAFSRKDHLNKHTQTHLGAKRTKSKKESGFVDSKETLEKIANITPKQEGNFVQKDNSNFIKQDNHFVQHIQNLQKDPNLIQTFSAFKEQALKEGALIQQLAVNMNEILPQNTRYLMPS
- the LOC124177726 gene encoding uncharacterized protein LOC124177726, which codes for MKILIGYCVLCIFLIEVQGKPQITKLFPVKELAAFHERTSDIKPLDKLLAKLQAGYNFVFNRAEDTSNVEKILSNDEPNPDVEALKLIWANVISPLPTASSGNKESDFTLGRSFDTESKKENEISKGSAAPETVKKSETDDWVDGIEAPKTVDGLELQENSDDDSVVETTTPTTLQLPAALGRHLLEWLGSLLNLTYGAYTRVAQAVKP